In one Trichlorobacter lovleyi SZ genomic region, the following are encoded:
- a CDS encoding DUF4405 domain-containing protein, translating to MSDQSTFNLHLRGFISLLTALSFLIMTVSGVILFITPQGRVAYWLDWTFWGISKSQWGDMHITTSLLFALAGLWHTWLNWRALVSYFHDKLKKTVALKWELTIAVLITIFCTVGGIYKTPPLSYVLELNDWIKDAWVTSPDDEPVISHAELLPLKNFLKKVDVELEPALAELKKQGIAVSGPDQKLLDIARTNGKSPAAIYKLLKPLEGKSAAQTPSVPVVPAVQQPLKPVTPATPAGTGHMPARQRWTAELVQQQFEGKGVGRKTLAAVCQEQQLDQAAIIRKLAARKINAAPDDTLKRLGDESGELPLELLKIILVGEQRN from the coding sequence ATGTCTGATCAATCAACATTCAACCTGCATCTGCGGGGATTCATCTCGCTTTTGACCGCATTGAGCTTTTTGATCATGACCGTTTCCGGTGTGATCCTGTTTATTACCCCTCAGGGAAGGGTGGCCTACTGGCTGGACTGGACCTTTTGGGGGATCAGCAAGTCGCAGTGGGGAGATATGCATATCACCACCAGCCTGCTGTTTGCCCTGGCCGGCTTGTGGCATACCTGGTTGAACTGGCGGGCACTGGTCAGCTATTTCCACGACAAGCTCAAAAAGACGGTGGCCCTGAAGTGGGAACTGACAATTGCCGTACTGATCACCATCTTCTGTACGGTGGGGGGGATCTACAAGACGCCGCCGCTCAGCTATGTCCTTGAGCTGAACGACTGGATCAAGGACGCCTGGGTCACAAGCCCGGATGATGAGCCGGTTATCAGTCATGCGGAACTGCTGCCGCTCAAAAACTTCCTGAAAAAGGTGGATGTTGAACTGGAACCTGCCCTGGCTGAGCTGAAAAAGCAGGGCATAGCGGTCAGCGGACCTGATCAGAAGCTGCTGGATATTGCGAGAACTAACGGCAAGTCGCCGGCAGCCATCTACAAGCTGCTGAAACCGCTGGAAGGGAAATCTGCAGCCCAGACCCCATCTGTGCCGGTTGTCCCGGCTGTTCAGCAACCTTTAAAGCCGGTAACACCTGCCACACCGGCCGGAACCGGGCATATGCCGGCAAGGCAGCGCTGGACCGCCGAGCTGGTGCAGCAGCAGTTTGAAGGTAAAGGTGTGGGGCGCAAGACCTTGGCCGCTGTCTGTCAGGAACAGCAGCTTGACCAGGCGGCAATCATCAGAAAACTTGCAGCCCGCAAGATCAACGCAGCACCGGATGATACCCTGAAAAGACTTGGCGATGAGAGCGGTGAACTGCCGCTAGAACTGCTGAAAATTATCCTTGTCGGAGAACAGCGAAATTGA
- a CDS encoding IS110 family RNA-guided transposase produces the protein MEKCITYVGLDVHKNSIDVALADEGRDKEVRYYGTIDGSLDALDKVLRKLVSRGTELRFVYEAGPCGYDIYRHLTRKGFDCIVVAPSLIPKKSGSRIKNDRRDAEMLARLHRAGELTPVYVPRIEDEAMRDLCRARIDAKNAERKARQQLNAFLLRSGFRYSGKTLWSLAHWRWISDIHMTHSAQQITLQEYVDAVRSNTERVDRITEQICLLAAEWRLGPVVEALQALRGVSLVVASTTVAELGDLSRFDNPRHLMAYLGLVPSEHSSGESTQRGGITKTGNGHARRMLVEAAWSYRLPARVSRRLRDRQQNLPQAVWEIAWKAQLRLCARYKRLVTKGKQAQVVITAIARELSAFMWAIAQAVPVAS, from the coding sequence ATGGAAAAGTGTATCACGTATGTCGGGCTTGATGTTCACAAAAACTCCATAGATGTCGCTTTGGCCGATGAAGGCCGTGACAAGGAAGTCCGTTACTACGGCACTATTGACGGCAGTCTTGATGCATTGGACAAAGTTCTCAGAAAACTGGTTTCTCGTGGTACCGAACTTCGATTCGTCTATGAAGCTGGCCCGTGCGGTTATGACATCTATCGGCACCTAACCCGTAAGGGTTTTGATTGTATCGTGGTTGCCCCTTCTTTGATTCCCAAGAAGAGCGGCAGCCGAATAAAGAATGATCGGCGTGATGCCGAGATGCTGGCCCGTCTGCACCGAGCAGGCGAACTGACTCCGGTCTATGTTCCGCGCATCGAAGATGAGGCAATGCGCGACCTCTGCAGGGCCCGTATCGATGCAAAGAATGCTGAGCGAAAGGCCCGTCAGCAATTGAATGCATTTCTGCTGCGCAGCGGCTTCCGCTATAGCGGCAAAACACTCTGGAGTCTTGCCCATTGGCGTTGGATCTCCGACATACACATGACGCATTCCGCACAGCAGATCACCCTGCAGGAGTATGTGGATGCAGTCAGATCGAACACAGAGCGCGTTGATAGGATCACGGAACAGATTTGCCTGCTTGCTGCAGAATGGCGACTTGGTCCGGTTGTCGAAGCGCTCCAAGCTCTGCGGGGAGTCTCTCTGGTAGTTGCCTCAACCACCGTTGCTGAGCTTGGTGACTTGAGTCGCTTTGACAATCCCCGACATCTGATGGCGTATCTGGGGCTTGTACCTTCAGAACACTCAAGTGGAGAGTCAACACAGCGAGGCGGTATAACCAAGACTGGCAATGGACATGCACGCCGAATGCTGGTCGAAGCTGCCTGGTCGTATCGGTTGCCGGCACGGGTTAGCAGGCGACTTCGAGACCGACAACAGAATCTGCCGCAAGCGGTATGGGAGATTGCCTGGAAGGCACAGCTCAGACTTTGCGCCCGCTACAAACGACTTGTTACCAAAGGCAAGCAGGCACAGGTAGTCATTACCGCCATTGCCAGAGAACTGTCCGCATTCATGTGGGCTATAGCCCAAGCAGTACCAGTCGCATCGTAA
- a CDS encoding cation transporter, with the protein MTREQWLQRANWLALFTIFYNIAEGVGSVWFGAADETLSLFGFGVDSFIEVISAIGIWHMLRRIKANGGESRDEFEQRALRITGAAFYLLTIGLVLTAGINLYQQHKPETTVWGIVISLFSISFMWLLIHYKTKAATALASPAIMADVACSRACMYLSVALLIASVGYELTGLGYFDAVGALVISWLTYKEGRESFGKARGLACSCSCSCESAKESSL; encoded by the coding sequence ATGACCAGAGAACAGTGGTTGCAACGGGCAAACTGGCTGGCGTTGTTTACCATCTTCTACAATATTGCAGAGGGCGTCGGATCGGTCTGGTTCGGGGCGGCTGACGAGACCCTGTCGCTGTTCGGTTTCGGCGTGGATTCCTTTATCGAAGTAATCTCGGCAATCGGTATCTGGCACATGCTGCGCCGGATCAAGGCCAACGGAGGAGAGTCGCGGGACGAATTTGAGCAGCGTGCCTTGCGGATTACCGGCGCTGCCTTCTACCTGCTGACCATTGGTCTGGTGCTGACTGCCGGCATCAACCTCTACCAGCAGCACAAGCCGGAGACCACCGTCTGGGGTATTGTGATCTCACTGTTCTCGATCTCGTTCATGTGGCTGTTGATTCACTACAAGACAAAGGCCGCTACGGCCCTTGCCTCACCGGCAATCATGGCTGATGTGGCCTGTTCCAGGGCCTGCATGTATCTGTCGGTCGCCTTGCTGATCGCCAGCGTGGGGTATGAACTGACCGGGCTCGGTTATTTTGATGCCGTTGGTGCGCTGGTGATCTCCTGGCTGACCTATAAGGAGGGGCGGGAGTCCTTTGGCAAGGCCAGGGGGTTGGCATGCTCCTGCAGCTGTTCTTGTGAATCAGCCAAGGAGAGTTCATTGTGA
- the extS gene encoding selenite/tellurite reduction operon c-type cytochrome lipoprotein ExtS, translating into MGLRASVLTTVLLLIWLCSAQAAPRDLCLDCHPAHYTEQGSCRYCHRGNPQTSRKELAHGNLIKGQQASFTNPRSASLVAGKKLADQTACRRCHTLAGTGNRLASNLDSLLWTTKPELIRKALVEPAQQMPDFHFSPPDLDRLITAILAGGLQAGKATREPPLLVHFSNLQTGQQTFFTRQCGGCHKLLSKRDGGLGRGIAGPNLSGLLTRFYPPTFENGSSWSEERLKRWLKNPRAIRPQTLMRPVPLNDEEWRQLLQSLAVD; encoded by the coding sequence TTGGGCCTTCGTGCTTCCGTTCTGACAACGGTTCTGCTTCTGATCTGGCTCTGTTCAGCTCAGGCGGCTCCCCGCGACCTCTGCCTGGACTGCCACCCGGCACACTATACGGAACAGGGCAGTTGCCGGTACTGTCATCGGGGCAACCCGCAGACCAGCCGGAAAGAACTGGCCCATGGCAACCTGATTAAAGGTCAGCAGGCCAGCTTTACCAATCCCCGATCAGCAAGCCTTGTGGCCGGGAAAAAACTGGCTGATCAGACCGCCTGCCGTCGCTGCCATACCCTGGCAGGCACAGGCAACCGTTTGGCATCAAACCTGGACAGCCTGCTCTGGACCACCAAACCGGAGCTGATCCGTAAGGCCCTGGTGGAACCGGCCCAGCAGATGCCTGATTTTCATTTTTCACCACCGGATCTTGATCGTTTGATCACCGCCATCCTGGCGGGGGGGCTGCAAGCTGGCAAGGCCACCCGGGAACCTCCGCTGCTGGTCCATTTCAGCAACCTGCAGACAGGCCAGCAAACGTTCTTTACCAGACAATGCGGCGGTTGCCACAAACTGCTTTCAAAACGGGACGGTGGACTGGGACGGGGCATTGCCGGCCCCAACCTGTCCGGCCTATTGACCAGGTTTTATCCCCCCACCTTCGAAAACGGCAGCAGCTGGAGTGAAGAACGGCTGAAGCGCTGGCTGAAGAACCCGCGGGCCATCAGGCCTCAGACGCTGATGCGCCCGGTACCACTCAACGATGAGGAGTGGCGGCAGCTCCTGCAATCCCTGGCTGTTGACTAA
- the extO gene encoding selenite/tellurite reduction operon b-type cytochrome iron-sulfur cluster-binding subunit ExtO: protein MTWTIPFIAACWLLVSCLTAGAADQCRLCHAAGIQISGIHSRVACQDCHRNGRQLLADPAGRDNGSAGCVRCHQGYQRMYLHAMGTRTKEQGFIARSYSRVDRSFEQKNCAGCHLQGCRDCHGNGHAISRPKADTCSKCHKGYYVGWDYFGRAPREEHERYQRGRRLEGETFLKMLPDVHQQKGMTCSACHTMQSLIAGRTAARSCRDCHHPSSTVLEHRIAAHLEKLECAACHAAWAAQEYGTFYLRFASGSVEDPYQALTYTQNGYAKSAYLRRQDLPPLGINSQGKVAPIRPQFIAYYSRLAKGRSAGQENLLLAAEWRAFAPHTIQRGTVMCDGCHDNPRRFLLERPQDRIYDLQKDGMGLSSFWDQRGQRMVNGSFLNEARYRRLAAKSDTYKKAYVEKWKKFVTPVAASSPR from the coding sequence GTGACCTGGACGATACCGTTCATCGCCGCCTGCTGGCTCCTCGTTAGCTGCCTCACTGCCGGGGCTGCCGATCAGTGCCGGCTCTGCCACGCTGCCGGCATACAGATCAGTGGTATTCACAGCAGGGTGGCCTGTCAAGACTGCCACCGGAACGGCCGGCAGCTTCTGGCTGACCCCGCTGGCCGGGACAACGGCTCGGCAGGGTGCGTACGGTGTCACCAGGGCTACCAGCGGATGTATCTGCATGCCATGGGAACCCGCACCAAGGAGCAGGGCTTCATTGCCCGCAGCTACAGCCGGGTTGACCGCAGCTTTGAGCAGAAGAACTGTGCCGGCTGCCATCTGCAGGGCTGCCGGGACTGCCACGGCAACGGCCATGCCATCAGCCGTCCCAAGGCAGATACCTGCTCAAAATGCCACAAGGGTTACTACGTGGGCTGGGATTACTTCGGTCGGGCTCCGCGGGAAGAGCATGAACGCTACCAGCGTGGCCGGCGGTTGGAGGGGGAAACCTTTCTGAAAATGCTGCCGGATGTGCATCAGCAAAAGGGCATGACCTGCTCTGCCTGTCACACCATGCAGAGCCTGATTGCCGGCAGGACCGCAGCCAGGTCCTGCAGAGACTGCCACCACCCCAGCAGCACGGTGCTTGAACACCGGATCGCAGCGCACCTGGAAAAGCTGGAATGTGCGGCCTGCCACGCCGCCTGGGCCGCCCAGGAATACGGCACCTTCTATTTGAGATTTGCCTCCGGTTCTGTTGAAGATCCGTATCAGGCGCTTACCTACACCCAGAACGGCTATGCAAAAAGTGCCTACCTGAGGCGGCAGGACCTGCCGCCGCTGGGGATCAACAGTCAGGGAAAAGTAGCACCGATCCGGCCGCAGTTCATCGCCTATTACAGCCGGCTTGCAAAGGGCAGGTCAGCAGGACAGGAAAACCTGCTCCTGGCTGCAGAATGGCGGGCCTTTGCCCCCCATACCATCCAGCGCGGCACCGTGATGTGCGACGGCTGCCACGACAATCCACGCCGTTTTCTGCTGGAGCGTCCCCAGGACCGGATTTATGATCTGCAGAAGGACGGTATGGGACTTTCATCTTTCTGGGATCAACGTGGGCAACGGATGGTAAACGGCAGTTTTCTGAATGAAGCGCGGTACCGGCGGCTGGCCGCCAAATCTGATACCTACAAAAAGGCATACGTGGAAAAATGGAAAAAGTTCGTCACACCCGTCGCAGCTTCATCACCACGCTGA
- a CDS encoding cytochrome c biogenesis CcdA family protein — protein sequence MSFLDNIEQIVTLYPILAFGAVFLAGVVSSASPCVLATIPLVVGFVGGYADGDRKKAFSYSLSFILGLSLTFTAFGMAAGLLGTMFGTMGGWWYVAAGIVALVMGGQMIGLYEIRLPIKREFKPKQGGIVGSFLLGLFFGVVSSPCATPVLVVILTYVATKGQMLYGAALLFTYAVGHCLLMLFAGTFTGFIEAFVKQQGIVNFSTRVKQFGGVVVAGVGVYLLWNA from the coding sequence GTGAGCTTTCTGGACAACATTGAGCAGATCGTCACCCTCTATCCGATCCTGGCCTTTGGAGCGGTCTTTCTGGCCGGTGTTGTGTCGTCGGCTTCCCCCTGTGTATTGGCTACCATCCCGCTGGTGGTCGGCTTTGTGGGGGGCTATGCCGATGGCGACCGCAAGAAGGCGTTCAGCTATTCTCTCTCTTTTATCCTGGGACTTTCACTGACCTTCACCGCATTTGGCATGGCTGCCGGGCTGCTGGGCACCATGTTCGGCACCATGGGGGGCTGGTGGTACGTGGCCGCCGGTATCGTCGCGTTGGTGATGGGGGGGCAGATGATCGGCCTGTACGAAATCCGGCTGCCGATCAAGCGGGAGTTCAAACCGAAGCAGGGGGGGATCGTCGGTTCGTTCCTGCTGGGCCTGTTCTTCGGCGTGGTTTCCTCTCCCTGTGCTACCCCGGTGCTGGTGGTGATTCTGACCTATGTGGCCACCAAGGGACAGATGCTGTACGGCGCAGCATTACTGTTCACCTATGCGGTGGGACACTGCCTGCTGATGCTCTTTGCCGGAACCTTTACCGGGTTTATCGAGGCCTTTGTCAAACAACAGGGGATTGTCAACTTTTCCACCCGAGTCAAGCAGTTCGGTGGCGTGGTGGTGGCCGGGGTTGGTGTCTATCTGCTTTGGAATGCCTGA
- a CDS encoding cytochrome b N-terminal domain-containing protein produces MFKEFLKHLFPRVVLEQNLRISYTLCLGGLAFSSLLLLALSGLLLLFYYRPGATEAYNSIIFLESAVYGGRYLRSLHRMTSHLFLVLIMLHTLRVVLTGAFAPPRQRNWIIGICLLGLAVFEAYTGYLLPMDQLALWATQTGMTLLETIPLGSFLRDILVPDTVGGPLSLIRFYVLHVVVLPMITITLCLLHFYLVRKQKGLLPYL; encoded by the coding sequence TTGTTCAAAGAGTTTCTCAAACACCTCTTTCCCAGAGTGGTACTGGAGCAGAATCTCAGGATCAGCTACACCCTCTGTCTGGGCGGCCTGGCCTTTAGCAGCCTGCTGCTGCTGGCACTGTCCGGCCTGCTGCTGCTGTTCTACTATCGCCCCGGCGCTACAGAGGCCTACAACTCGATCATCTTTCTGGAGTCAGCGGTCTATGGCGGCCGGTACCTGCGCAGTCTGCACCGGATGACATCCCACCTCTTTCTTGTCCTGATCATGCTGCACACCCTGCGGGTGGTACTGACCGGCGCCTTTGCCCCGCCCCGTCAGCGCAACTGGATTATCGGCATCTGCCTGCTGGGGCTGGCGGTCTTTGAGGCCTACACCGGGTACCTGCTGCCGATGGATCAGCTGGCGCTCTGGGCCACCCAGACCGGCATGACCCTGCTGGAAACCATACCGCTGGGCAGTTTTCTGCGCGACATTCTGGTGCCTGACACAGTGGGAGGACCATTATCCCTGATCCGCTTCTATGTGCTGCATGTGGTGGTGCTGCCGATGATCACCATCACGCTCTGTCTGTTGCATTTTTACCTGGTCCGCAAGCAGAAAGGGCTGCTCCCCTACCTATGA
- a CDS encoding ArsR/SmtB family transcription factor, producing MLNTLEYSADVLKAISQPTRLRIIELLRDGEHCVCEIFPAIGHEQSNTSRHLQMMLKSGILNQRKDGLKIYYSLRHPEVLEIVRLAGLIAAHEATQRAALFTR from the coding sequence ATGCTGAATACCCTGGAGTACAGCGCTGACGTGCTGAAGGCGATCTCGCAGCCGACCCGCTTAAGGATCATCGAACTGTTGCGGGATGGTGAGCATTGTGTCTGCGAGATCTTTCCGGCGATCGGGCATGAACAGTCCAACACCTCCCGTCACCTGCAGATGATGCTGAAGAGCGGTATCCTTAACCAGCGCAAGGATGGGCTGAAGATCTACTACTCCCTGCGGCACCCGGAGGTGCTGGAGATAGTACGGCTGGCCGGTCTGATTGCCGCTCATGAGGCAACGCAACGGGCTGCGCTGTTTACCAGGTAG
- a CDS encoding (2Fe-2S)-binding protein: protein MQDNEMICWCSKVTAGAIRQAKQDGAITMEDIRRMTGACTLGRCKELSPRGR, encoded by the coding sequence ATGCAAGATAATGAGATGATCTGTTGGTGCAGCAAGGTGACGGCCGGAGCTATCCGGCAGGCGAAACAAGACGGTGCAATTACAATGGAAGATATTCGCCGCATGACCGGCGCCTGCACCCTGGGGCGCTGCAAGGAGCTGTCCCCACGGGGTAGATGA
- a CDS encoding rhodanese-like domain-containing protein — MQRTFVLILLVLGLFVLPAAAAEEVFDRFLAGFDYDTRADMKTDSKRLIKLLEEKKAVLVDIRFPEETRAWRMGFGLFIPLNELPKRLAELPKDKIIVTACPHKDRSSIAMAYLRTKGYNARYLTDGLIGLAENLRGDTAKDFLEDAGLAPAGKK, encoded by the coding sequence ATGCAACGTACGTTCGTTCTTATCCTGTTGGTGCTTGGGCTTTTCGTGCTGCCCGCTGCTGCGGCTGAAGAGGTCTTTGATCGCTTTCTGGCCGGATTTGACTACGATACCCGGGCTGATATGAAGACCGACAGCAAGCGGTTGATCAAACTGCTTGAGGAGAAAAAGGCGGTGCTGGTGGATATCCGCTTTCCTGAGGAGACCAGGGCCTGGCGGATGGGGTTTGGTCTGTTTATTCCGCTTAATGAGCTGCCCAAACGTCTTGCCGAACTGCCCAAGGACAAGATCATCGTCACCGCCTGTCCCCACAAGGACCGTTCCTCGATTGCTATGGCCTATCTGCGCACCAAAGGCTATAATGCGCGCTACCTGACCGACGGGCTGATTGGTCTGGCTGAAAACCTGCGGGGCGATACTGCCAAGGACTTTTTGGAAGACGCCGGTTTGGCACCGGCTGGAAAGAAGTGA
- the extQ gene encoding selenite/tellurite reduction operon b-type cytochrome membrane protein ExtQ, with protein sequence MKNYIKSSPHFFRLILRAFWLCTAALLLLAALIPAPLQEPARLAVVPNPVKSAWFLLWIQELVSYRVWLIYPVLLAGLFLIALPWLITRTPDKAAWFGPRHRLAAVTALLLFLGILVLTLIGLFFRGENWAFVLPF encoded by the coding sequence ATGAAGAACTACATCAAGAGCTCACCGCACTTTTTCCGCCTGATACTGCGTGCTTTCTGGCTTTGTACAGCAGCGCTACTGCTGCTGGCAGCCCTGATCCCTGCGCCGCTTCAGGAACCGGCCAGACTGGCGGTTGTGCCCAATCCGGTCAAATCCGCCTGGTTCCTGCTCTGGATTCAGGAGCTGGTCAGCTACCGGGTCTGGTTGATCTATCCGGTGCTGCTGGCCGGCCTGTTCCTGATCGCCCTGCCCTGGCTGATCACCAGGACGCCTGACAAGGCGGCCTGGTTCGGCCCCCGGCATCGCCTGGCTGCCGTTACCGCACTGCTGCTGTTTCTGGGAATACTTGTTCTGACGCTGATCGGACTGTTTTTCAGGGGGGAAAATTGGGCCTTCGTGCTTCCGTTCTGA
- a CDS encoding QcrA and Rieske domain-containing protein: MEKVRHTRRSFITTLITLPLVAAGLWRFLTPKGIRKPVLLRLPLADLPAGGALVFRQERIAVMREGNDIVALSLVCTHLGCTVSVTPEGMVCPCHGSRFDRSGTVLAGPAERPLPRLIVEQDDATLVVRG; this comes from the coding sequence ATGGAAAAAGTTCGTCACACCCGTCGCAGCTTCATCACCACGCTGATCACCCTGCCGCTGGTAGCGGCAGGCCTGTGGCGCTTCCTGACCCCCAAGGGCATCAGGAAGCCGGTGCTGTTGCGTCTGCCGCTTGCCGACCTGCCGGCAGGAGGAGCACTGGTGTTCCGCCAGGAACGGATTGCGGTCATGCGGGAAGGAAACGATATCGTTGCGTTGAGCCTGGTCTGTACCCACCTGGGCTGCACCGTCTCGGTCACACCGGAAGGGATGGTCTGCCCCTGCCACGGCAGCCGTTTTGACCGGAGCGGCACGGTACTGGCCGGACCGGCAGAGCGTCCGCTACCGCGGCTGATCGTTGAGCAGGATGACGCCACGCTGGTGGTGCGGGGGTAA
- a CDS encoding cation diffusion facilitator family transporter, with amino-acid sequence MTTLDSHISGKFKIAIALTAVTLVAEVAGGLWTNSLALLSDAAHVFLDLFALILSLAAVQLAALPTSERHTYGFHRSEVFASFINGLTVFLMGIGILYEAWGRFAAPEPVKSGPMLLIAVIGLVMNLLAAKTLHSHSHDDLNVKSAFLHVVGDAAASVGVIIGGIVMYYTGWYLLDALLSAAIGLLILAGAGRVLRDSVHILMEGAPRGLDLAEVAAAIRAVEGVQDLHHLNVWSVCSHITALSVHVEIAAGYDDRRSDLLHRVEHALEHRFHITHTTIQLECSDCNGGPLIKPLQHRQRQEACCGHDH; translated from the coding sequence GTGACCACGCTTGACAGCCATATCAGCGGCAAGTTCAAGATCGCCATTGCCCTGACGGCGGTAACCCTGGTTGCGGAAGTGGCGGGTGGTCTCTGGACCAACTCATTGGCGCTGTTGTCCGATGCCGCCCATGTCTTTCTGGATCTGTTTGCGCTGATATTGTCACTGGCTGCCGTGCAGCTGGCCGCTCTGCCTACCTCGGAACGGCATACCTACGGATTTCACCGTTCCGAGGTGTTCGCTTCCTTTATCAATGGCCTGACTGTCTTTCTGATGGGGATCGGAATTCTGTATGAGGCCTGGGGCCGCTTTGCCGCTCCGGAACCGGTCAAGAGCGGGCCGATGCTGCTGATTGCCGTGATCGGTCTGGTGATGAATCTGCTGGCCGCCAAGACCCTGCACAGCCACAGCCATGACGACCTGAACGTGAAGAGCGCCTTCCTGCATGTGGTGGGGGATGCTGCGGCATCGGTCGGTGTCATCATCGGCGGGATCGTGATGTACTATACCGGCTGGTACCTGCTGGATGCCCTGCTGTCGGCCGCCATCGGTCTGCTGATCCTTGCCGGGGCTGGGCGGGTGCTGCGGGATTCGGTACATATTTTGATGGAAGGGGCTCCCCGTGGGCTGGATCTGGCAGAGGTGGCAGCAGCCATCCGTGCTGTAGAAGGGGTGCAGGACCTGCACCACCTGAACGTCTGGTCGGTCTGTTCGCACATCACCGCACTCTCCGTGCATGTTGAGATCGCAGCAGGCTATGATGATCGGCGCAGCGATCTGTTGCACCGGGTTGAACACGCCCTTGAACATCGCTTTCATATCACCCATACCACCATTCAGCTTGAGTGCAGTGACTGCAACGGCGGGCCGCTGATCAAACCGCTGCAGCACCGGCAGCGTCAGGAAGCGTGCTGCGGTCACGATCACTAG